A stretch of Halosimplex halophilum DNA encodes these proteins:
- a CDS encoding dihydrodipicolinate synthase family protein, whose product MRMSDDQIRERLRGVAVGLLTPFDDSSEIDYDELAENAGALYDEGIRTFLATANISEYHSLSQDERVDIAKASVEALPEDACVLAGVGGSTADATELIRAYDRHGVDAMMVMPPDHTYLHEQGLIEYYEALDAASDRPLVPYVRGFDPSVDYLADLTRVDGVVGVKYALEDAVKLGAGIAAGADDVVWVDGLAEPYAVAFWAEGVEGFSAGVSNFRPEVGLALFDALQAEDWERARELRNICLPYQRFRDETGQQNTIPGASSVAAVKEGLELAGLNGGDVREPIRPLTPDQEERAAELYDRLDDDINRLIE is encoded by the coding sequence ATGCGTATGTCTGACGACCAGATACGGGAGCGTCTCAGAGGGGTTGCCGTCGGTCTTCTGACCCCGTTCGACGACTCCTCGGAAATCGACTACGACGAACTCGCGGAGAACGCGGGAGCGCTCTACGACGAGGGGATACGGACGTTTCTCGCCACTGCGAACATCAGCGAGTATCACTCCCTCTCCCAGGACGAGCGCGTCGACATCGCGAAGGCGAGCGTCGAGGCGCTGCCCGAGGACGCCTGCGTCCTGGCCGGCGTCGGCGGGAGCACCGCGGACGCGACGGAGCTGATCCGGGCCTACGACCGCCACGGGGTCGACGCGATGATGGTCATGCCCCCGGACCACACCTACCTCCACGAGCAGGGCCTGATCGAGTACTACGAGGCGCTCGACGCCGCGAGCGACCGCCCGCTGGTCCCGTACGTCCGCGGGTTCGACCCGTCGGTCGACTACCTCGCCGACCTGACCCGCGTCGACGGCGTCGTCGGCGTCAAGTACGCGCTGGAGGACGCCGTGAAACTCGGCGCGGGGATCGCGGCGGGCGCCGACGACGTGGTCTGGGTCGACGGCCTCGCCGAACCGTACGCGGTCGCGTTCTGGGCCGAGGGCGTCGAGGGGTTCTCCGCCGGGGTCAGCAACTTCCGCCCGGAGGTCGGCCTCGCGCTGTTCGACGCCCTGCAGGCCGAAGACTGGGAACGGGCCCGCGAGCTACGCAACATCTGTCTCCCCTACCAGCGGTTCCGCGACGAGACCGGGCAGCAAAACACCATCCCCGGCGCCTCCAGCGTCGCCGCGGTCAAGGAGGGCCTGGAACTCGCCGGCCTCAACGGCGGCGACGTGCGCGAGCCCATCCGACCGCTGACGCCCGACCAGGAGGAGCGGGCCGCCGAACTCTACGACCGGCTCGACGACGACATCAACCGACTCATCGAGTAG
- a CDS encoding NAD-dependent epimerase/dehydratase family protein encodes MDVLVTGAYGRCGTALIDHLDGDDRYEFTYYNRSDRPDDHPYGGYDTIVGNVTEKGKLREAAEGRDAMVHMAAYPSPSGDWTDVFEPNIVGTYNALEAAREEELETFVFLSTNHVVGLYETEHAPELYERDYSLVVDHTDPVRPDSYYGASKSFGEDLARYYVEAFEYPKRVYNLRVGTVNMPEYDHPYGNAESGVDDGDWERGSPEYERAVARMKCTWQSRRDFAHEVECCLDDETVEFGTFYGVSDNQRRWFDLEHARSRIDYNPQDDGDEWDGPPA; translated from the coding sequence ATGGACGTGTTAGTCACCGGTGCGTACGGTCGGTGCGGGACCGCGCTGATCGACCACCTGGACGGCGACGACCGCTACGAGTTCACCTACTACAACCGCTCCGACCGGCCCGACGACCACCCCTACGGCGGGTACGACACGATCGTCGGCAACGTCACGGAGAAGGGGAAACTCCGCGAGGCCGCCGAGGGCCGCGACGCGATGGTCCACATGGCCGCCTACCCGAGCCCGAGCGGCGACTGGACCGACGTGTTCGAGCCCAACATCGTCGGGACGTACAACGCCCTGGAGGCCGCCCGGGAGGAGGAGCTGGAAACGTTCGTCTTCCTCTCGACGAACCACGTCGTGGGGCTCTACGAGACCGAGCACGCCCCCGAGTTGTACGAACGCGACTACAGCCTCGTCGTCGACCACACCGATCCGGTCCGCCCCGATTCGTACTACGGCGCCTCCAAGAGCTTCGGCGAGGACCTGGCCCGCTACTACGTCGAGGCGTTCGAGTACCCCAAGCGGGTGTACAACCTCCGCGTCGGCACGGTCAACATGCCAGAGTACGACCACCCCTACGGCAACGCCGAGTCCGGCGTCGACGACGGCGACTGGGAGCGCGGGAGCCCGGAGTACGAGCGGGCCGTCGCGCGGATGAAGTGCACCTGGCAGTCCCGCCGGGACTTCGCCCACGAGGTCGAGTGCTGCCTCGACGACGAGACCGTCGAGTTCGGGACCTTCTACGGCGTCAGCGACAACCAGCGCCGCTGGTTCGACCTCGAACACGCCCGGTCGCGCATC
- a CDS encoding dihydrodipicolinate synthase family protein: protein MDATRLRSSFETVAFTTAVPFDRAGGAVDHEALADNLSGMYEAGARLFVPCGNTGEYYALTDEERVAVVETHVEATGDEATVVGGAAGNVREVLDLAADYEAAGADALMVMHPDHTYVHERGLAEYYHAICDGTDLGVVIYKRGPEVTRNVLIELSERDEVVAVKFAVADVKEFAQTVQDADGAVTWINGIAERYAIPFAVEGASGYTTGVGNFVPRVTLALFEAIEKEQYDRARRIQQALRPLEDLREEPGEGSSVPNGNNVPVIKAGLDLAGYEGGAVRRPLVELSERDRERLESHYERLETWTPSRP from the coding sequence ATGGACGCCACGAGACTGCGGAGTAGCTTCGAGACTGTCGCGTTCACCACCGCCGTCCCGTTCGACCGCGCGGGCGGCGCAGTCGACCACGAGGCGCTCGCCGACAACCTCTCGGGGATGTACGAGGCCGGCGCGCGGCTGTTCGTCCCCTGCGGGAACACCGGCGAGTACTACGCCCTGACCGACGAGGAGCGCGTCGCGGTCGTCGAGACGCACGTCGAGGCGACCGGCGACGAGGCCACCGTGGTCGGCGGCGCGGCCGGCAACGTCCGCGAGGTGCTCGACCTCGCGGCGGACTACGAGGCGGCCGGCGCGGACGCGCTGATGGTGATGCACCCAGACCACACCTACGTCCACGAGCGCGGGCTGGCGGAGTACTACCACGCCATCTGCGACGGGACGGATCTGGGCGTCGTCATCTACAAGCGCGGTCCCGAGGTCACCCGGAACGTCCTGATCGAGCTGTCGGAGCGCGACGAGGTGGTCGCGGTCAAGTTCGCCGTCGCCGACGTCAAGGAGTTCGCCCAGACCGTCCAGGACGCCGACGGCGCGGTCACCTGGATCAACGGCATCGCCGAGCGCTACGCCATCCCGTTCGCCGTCGAGGGCGCCTCGGGGTACACCACCGGCGTCGGGAACTTCGTCCCGCGGGTGACGCTGGCGCTGTTCGAGGCCATCGAGAAGGAGCAGTACGACCGCGCCCGGCGGATCCAGCAGGCGCTGCGCCCGCTCGAAGACCTCCGGGAGGAGCCCGGCGAGGGCAGCTCGGTCCCGAACGGCAACAACGTCCCCGTGATCAAGGCGGGCCTCGACCTCGCCGGCTACGAGGGCGGGGCGGTCAGGCGGCCGCTGGTCGAGCTGAGCGAGCGCGACCGCGAGCGACTCGAATCCCACTACGAACGGCTGGAGACCTGGACGCCGTCCCGTCCCTGA
- a CDS encoding mandelate racemase/muconate lactonizing enzyme family protein encodes MDIASVDSYALSSPIDPPQDRRFHGGTRRLLKRDVVLVVVETADGRQGFATAGASSSAMTEYFEGDSQGTFADIVTGPVADALEGERIEAIPEAHDLIREGSVPAGDVTEAISAVDVALWDLRGKEHGVPVYELLAEEYGTDPTLELPLYASAGMYMEPEGFADQAELIEDLGFFGYKYRPGIGPDGDRRTVELLADRLTETEFMLDVHTWWKLGEAYGRETVRDLIAHAGERGACWVEEPVEPDDHEGYVELAETGAPLAGGESEETPEGLVELGETGAVSFLQGDVRHHEGFTGCRAAVEFCAGRDDVEFVPHNFGTWIGLAANAHLVAAAPDTRLLEYPVFEDDPALADVDGDPGMYPFDLAFDLIEGQPDIDDGVLSVPEGPGLGIEVDLDVVEEYPFVDGPWTEFHYDDE; translated from the coding sequence ATGGACATCGCCAGCGTCGACAGCTACGCGCTCTCGTCACCGATCGACCCGCCGCAGGACCGGCGGTTCCACGGCGGGACCCGCCGGCTGCTGAAGCGGGACGTGGTCCTCGTCGTCGTCGAGACGGCCGACGGCCGACAGGGGTTCGCGACCGCCGGCGCGAGCAGCTCCGCGATGACGGAGTACTTCGAGGGCGACTCGCAGGGCACCTTCGCCGACATCGTGACGGGACCGGTCGCCGACGCGCTCGAAGGCGAGCGGATCGAGGCGATCCCCGAGGCCCACGATCTGATCCGCGAGGGGTCGGTCCCGGCGGGCGACGTGACCGAGGCCATCTCGGCGGTCGACGTGGCGCTGTGGGACCTCCGCGGGAAGGAACACGGCGTCCCGGTCTACGAGCTGCTCGCTGAGGAGTACGGCACCGACCCGACGCTCGAACTCCCCCTCTACGCCAGCGCCGGGATGTACATGGAACCGGAGGGCTTCGCCGACCAGGCGGAGCTCATCGAGGATCTGGGCTTCTTCGGCTACAAGTACCGCCCCGGGATCGGTCCCGACGGCGACCGCCGGACGGTCGAGTTGCTCGCCGACCGGCTGACCGAGACCGAGTTCATGCTCGACGTGCACACGTGGTGGAAACTCGGCGAAGCGTACGGACGGGAGACGGTGCGCGACCTGATCGCCCACGCCGGCGAGCGCGGCGCCTGCTGGGTCGAGGAGCCGGTCGAACCGGACGACCACGAGGGGTACGTGGAACTGGCCGAGACGGGCGCGCCGCTGGCCGGCGGCGAGAGCGAGGAGACGCCCGAGGGCCTCGTCGAACTCGGGGAGACCGGCGCCGTCTCGTTCCTCCAGGGCGACGTGCGCCACCACGAGGGGTTCACCGGCTGTCGGGCCGCCGTCGAGTTCTGCGCCGGTCGTGACGACGTCGAGTTCGTCCCGCACAACTTCGGGACGTGGATCGGCCTCGCCGCCAACGCCCACCTCGTCGCCGCCGCCCCGGACACCCGGCTGCTGGAGTATCCCGTCTTCGAGGACGACCCCGCGCTGGCCGACGTGGACGGCGACCCCGGGATGTACCCCTTCGACCTCGCGTTCGACCTGATCGAGGGCCAGCCCGACATCGACGACGGCGTCCTCTCGGTGCCCGAGGGTCCCGGCCTGGGTATCGAGGTCGACCTCGACGTCGTCGAGGAGTACCCGTTCGTCGACGGGCCGTGGACCGAGTTCCACTACGACGACGAGTAG
- a CDS encoding mandelate racemase/muconate lactonizing enzyme family protein produces MEVTDLEVVGLSHTLPDGEGLGDARGFGHDRATTLLRLETGDGTVGWGEAFAPGAIVRSVVDELFRDDVVGMDPFDSESLATRSYTDPYHFGGSVFAQSVVSAVDVACWDIRGKALGRPVHRLLGGREREELLPYASTMYYTERDRPIAEPMREAVDEGFEAAKIKIGADPETDEQRVRTAREVLGDDARLMVDMNGNYRPDQAIRSIRKIAEYDLTWVEEPVPPENRSGYRELRERTDVPLAAGEAHYGRFEFKRLIDDRLVDVVQPNLARCGGLSEARRIADLASTENVGVRPHIWNSAVGLAAAVQFAASVSDYPHTRNVPDPMMVEFDRSPNPLREDILETPLDPSGGTLAVPQEPGLGVSVDEDAVERYRAD; encoded by the coding sequence ATGGAGGTCACTGACCTGGAAGTCGTGGGGCTCTCGCACACGCTCCCGGACGGCGAGGGACTCGGCGACGCGCGCGGGTTCGGCCACGACCGGGCGACAACGCTGCTCCGGCTGGAGACCGGCGACGGCACCGTCGGCTGGGGCGAGGCGTTCGCGCCCGGGGCTATCGTCCGGTCGGTCGTCGACGAACTGTTCCGCGACGATGTCGTCGGGATGGACCCCTTCGACTCGGAGTCGCTCGCGACCCGGTCGTACACCGACCCGTACCACTTCGGCGGGAGCGTCTTCGCCCAGAGCGTCGTCAGCGCCGTCGACGTGGCCTGCTGGGACATCCGCGGGAAGGCCCTCGGCCGCCCCGTCCACCGCCTGCTCGGCGGCCGCGAGCGCGAGGAGCTGCTCCCCTACGCCTCGACGATGTACTACACCGAGCGCGACAGACCGATCGCGGAGCCGATGCGCGAGGCCGTCGACGAGGGGTTCGAGGCGGCGAAGATCAAGATCGGCGCCGACCCCGAGACCGACGAGCAGCGGGTCCGCACGGCCCGGGAGGTCCTCGGCGACGACGCCCGCCTGATGGTCGACATGAACGGCAACTACCGGCCCGACCAGGCGATCCGGTCGATCCGGAAGATCGCGGAGTACGACCTCACCTGGGTCGAGGAGCCGGTCCCGCCGGAGAACCGCTCGGGCTACCGCGAGCTGCGCGAGCGGACGGACGTACCGCTTGCGGCCGGGGAGGCCCACTACGGTCGCTTCGAGTTCAAGCGGCTGATCGACGACCGGCTCGTCGACGTGGTCCAGCCGAACCTGGCGCGCTGCGGCGGCCTCTCGGAGGCCCGCCGGATCGCCGACCTCGCGTCGACCGAGAACGTCGGGGTGCGCCCGCACATCTGGAACAGCGCGGTCGGGCTGGCCGCGGCGGTGCAGTTCGCCGCCAGCGTCTCCGATTACCCCCACACCCGCAACGTCCCCGACCCGATGATGGTCGAGTTCGACCGCAGCCCCAACCCGCTGCGCGAGGACATCCTCGAAACCCCGCTCGACCCGAGCGGCGGGACCCTCGCCGTCCCCCAGGAGCCCGGCCTCGGCGTCTCCGTCGACGAGGACGCCGTCGAACGCTACCGCGCGGACTGA